A stretch of Henckelia pumila isolate YLH828 chromosome 4, ASM3356847v2, whole genome shotgun sequence DNA encodes these proteins:
- the LOC140859907 gene encoding rho GDP-dissociation inhibitor 1-like, protein MSLAVGAVSSSKSMGFDEKKGDGKVGDPDSETNQAGENNPDPEVVPDTGGRVSRQMSESSLYATEDEDEEETETKIQLGPQCTLKELSEKDKDDESLRRWKEQLLGSVDVNSVGETLDPDVKILSLAIKSPGRDDIFLPIPEAGNPKGPWFTLKEGSRYCLKFTFMVNNNIVSGLKYKNTVWKTGLKVDSTKEMIGTFSPQAEPYTHEMPEETTPSGIFAKGSYSAKTQFLDDDNRCYLELNYTFEIKRDW, encoded by the exons ATGTCTTTGGCTGTTGGAGCTGTATCAAGTTCCAAAAGCATGGGATTTGATGAGAAGAAAGGTGATGGAAAAGTGGGCGACCCCGATTCTGAGACTAACCAAGCCGGTGAAAATAATCCAGACCCGGAAGTCGTGCCTGATACCGGTGGAAGGGTTAGCAGACAAATGAGTGAGAGTTCTCTTTATGCCACCGAGGATGAAGATGAGGAAGAAACAGAAACTAAGATACAGTTGGGCCCTCAGTGCACTCTCAAAGAGCTATCCGAGAAAGACAAG GATGATGAGAGTCTGAGGAGGTGGAAGGAACAACTTCTTGGGAGTGTAGATGTTAACTCTGTTGGAG AAACCCTTGATCCAGATGTGAAAATCTTGAGCCTTGCGATAAAATCCCCTGGTAGGGATGATATATTTCTTCCAATCCCTGAAGCTGGAAATCCGAAGGGCCCCTGGTTTACCTTGAAAGAGGGGAGCCGATACTGCCTTAAATTTACTTTCATGGTCAACAACAACATTGTATCGGGTCTGAAGTACAAGAACACAGTCTGGAAAACCGGCCTCAAAG TGGACAGCACGAAAGAGATGATTGGAACCTTCAGTCCTCAGGCAGAACCTTATACGCATGAAATGCCCGAAGAGACTACTCCCTCTGGCATATTTGCTAAAGGATCGTACTCAGCGAAAACACAG TTCCTTGACGACGATAACAGATGCTACTTGGAACTGAACTATACATTTGAAATCAAGAGAGACTGGTAG
- the LOC140859908 gene encoding uncharacterized protein, whose protein sequence is MAQVAGLRPLIPSKSQAPCHLRRRPRRDLAAATYSIHTWSSLQQSLSCSGKFSCLFSDNRKQEQARKALESALGEKKMEFEKWDQEIKRREEAGGGGNSGGGGWFRWGRWFGGSDGERFWQEAQQASLAILGILVVYLIVAKGDVMLAVVFNPLLFALRGTRTGFTFLTSRISNMIQPGGENITTSQEEMTQNVSAKERVMGKWGGN, encoded by the exons ATGGCGCAGGTCGCAGGCCTACGCCCGCTAATCCCGAGTAAAAGCCAAGCTCCGTGCCACCTCCGCCGCCGGCCTCGGCGGGATCTGGCCGCCGCTACATACTCGATTCACACCTGGAGTTCTCTTCAGCAAAGTCTCAGCTGTAGCGGGAAGTTTTCTTGCCTCTTCTCCGACAACCGCAAGCAG GAACAGGCTCGAAAAGCCTTGGAAAGTGCCCTTGGTGAAAAGAAAATGGAGTTCGAGAAATGGGACCAAGAAATTAAAAGGAGAGAGGAAGCAGGTGGAGGAGGAAATTCCGGAGGTGGTGGCTGGTTTAGATGGGGCAGATGGTTTGGTGGGTCTGATGGAGAACGTTTTTGGCAGGAAGCACAACAAGCAAGTCTTGCAATTTTAGGTATTCTTGTTGTG TATCTGATAGTGGCAAAAGGGGATGTGATGCTTGCTGTTGTATTTAATCCTTTGTTGTTTGCTCTACGTGGAACTCGGACTGGCTTCACCTTTTTGACATCAAGGATCTCGAATATGATACAACCTGGTGGGGAAAATATCACCACCTCTCAGGAGGAAATGACTCAAAATGTTTCCGCCAAAGAACGAGTGATGGGGAAATGGGGAGGCAATTGA